In Piliocolobus tephrosceles isolate RC106 chromosome 10, ASM277652v3, whole genome shotgun sequence, a single window of DNA contains:
- the SUOX gene encoding sulfite oxidase, mitochondrial, translated as MLLLHRAVVLRLQQASRLKSIPSRIYIQACSTNDSFRPQYPSLTFSGDNSSTRGWKVMGTLLGLGAVLAYQDHRCRAAQESTRIYTKEEVSSHTSPETGIWVTLGSEVFDVTEFVDLHPGGPSKLMLAAGGPLEPFWALYAVHNQSHVRELLAQYKIGELNPEDKVAPTVETSDPYADDPVRHPALKVNSQRPFNAEPPPELLTENYITPNPIFFTRNHLPVPNVDPDTYRLHIVGAPGGQSLSLSLDDLHNFPKYEITVTLQCAGNRRSEMTQVKEVKGLEWRTGAISTARWAGARLCDVLAQAGYQLCETEAHVCFEGLDSDPTGTAYGASIPLARAMDPEAEVLLAYEMNGQPLPRDHGFPVRVVVPGVVGARHVKWLGRVSVQPEESYSHWQRRDYKGFSPSVDWDTVDFDSAPSIQELPVQSAITEPRDGETVESGEVTIKGYAWSGGGRAVIRVDVSLDGGLTWQVAKLDEEEQRPRKAWAWRLWQLQAPVPAGQKELNIVCKAVDDGYNVQPDTVAPIWNLRGVLSNAWHRVHVFVAP; from the exons ATGCTGCTGCTGCACAGAGCTGTGGTCCTCAGGCTCCAACAGGCCAGCAG ACTCAAATCAATCCCCTCAAGGATCTACATTCAGGCCTGCTCCACAAATGATTCATTTCGGCCCCAGTACCCCAGCCTCACCTTCTCTGGTGATAACTCCAGCACCCGGGGATGGAAAGTCATGGGAACCCTATTAGGTCTCGGTGCAGTGTTGGCCTATCAGGACCATCGATGCAGG GCTGCTCAGGAGTCAACACGCATATACACTAAGGAGGAAGTGAGTTCCCATACCAGCCCTGAGACTGGGATCTGGGTGACTCTGGGCTCTGAGGTCTTTGATGTCACAGAATTTGTGGACCTACATCCAGGGGGGCCTTCAAAGCTGATGCTAGCAGCTGGGGGTCCCCTAGAGCCCTTCTGGGCCCTCTATGCTGTTCATAACCAGTCCCACGTGCGTGAGTTACTGGCTCAGTATAAGATCGGGGAGCTGAACCCCGAAGACAAAGTAGCACCCACCGTGGAGACCTCTGACCCTTATGCTGATGATCCTGTACGTCACCCAGCCCTAAAGGTCAACAGCCAGCGCCCCTTTAATGCAGAGCCCCCGCCTGAGCTGCTGACAGAAAACTACATCACACCCAACCCTATCTTCTTCACCCGGAACCATCTGCCTGTACCTAACGTGGATCCAGACACCTATCGCTTACATATAGTAGGAGCACCTGGGGGTCAGTCACTGTCTCTTTCCCTGGATGACTTGCACAACTTTCCCAAGTACGAGATCACAGTCACTCTGCAGTGTGCTGGCAACCGGCGCTCTGAGATGACTCAGGTCAAAGAAGTAAAAGGTCTGGAGTGGAGGACAGGAGCCATCAGCACTGCACGTTGGGCTGGGGCACGGCTCTGTGATGTGTTAGCCCAGGCTGGCTACCAACTCTGTGAAACTGAGGCCCATGTCTGCTTTGAGGGACTGGACTCAGACCCTACTGGGACTGCCTATGGAGCATCCATCCCTCTGGCTCGGGCCATGGACCCTGAAGCTGAGGTCCTGCTGGCATATGAGATGAATGGGCAGCCTCTGCCACGTGACCACGGCTTCCCTGTGCGTGTGGTGGTTCCTGGAGTGGTGGGTGCCCGCCATGTCAAATGGCTGGGCAGAGTGAGTGTGCAGCCAGAGGAAAGTTACAGCCACTGGCAACGGCGGGATTACAAAGGCTTCTCTCCATCTGTGGACTGGGACACTGTAGATTTTGACTCTGCTCCATCCATTCAGGAACTTCCTGTCCAGTCGGCCATCACAGAGCCCCGGGATGGAGAGACTGTAGAATCAGGGGAGGTGACCATCAAGGGTTATGCATGGAGTGGTGGTGGCAGAGCTGTGATCCGGGTGGATGTGTCTCTGGATGGGGGCCTAACCTGGCAGGTGGCTAAGCTGGATGAAGAGGAACAGCGCCCTAGGAAGGCCTGGGCATGGCGTCTGTGGCAGTTGCAAGCCCCTGTGCCAGCTGGACAAAAGGAACTGAACATTGTTTGTAAGGCTGTGGATGATGGCTACAATGTGCAGCCAGACACTGTGGCCCCAATCTGGAACCTGCGAGGTGTCCTCAGCAATGCCTGGCATCGTGTCCATGTCTTTGTCGCCCCATGA